A single genomic interval of Koleobacter methoxysyntrophicus harbors:
- a CDS encoding tRNA threonylcarbamoyladenosine dehydratase has product MNIFSRLELLIGKKGLDILKNKTIGVFGIGGVGSFSVEALARCGIGKLILIDKDNICITNINRQIHALNSTIGRPKVEVMAERIKDINPSIEVVSIQEFYSCETSRKIFNYNYDYIIDAIDTITAKIHLIATSVNKGIPIISSMGAGNKIDPTKFQVSDISDTKICPMARIIRKELRKKGIYQGVKVVYSTELPIKPKNVESVIPGSISFVPSTAGLIIAGEVVKDILRENKICKI; this is encoded by the coding sequence ATGAATATTTTTTCAAGGCTGGAACTCTTGATCGGGAAAAAAGGGCTTGATATTTTAAAAAATAAAACAATTGGCGTCTTTGGCATTGGAGGTGTGGGTTCTTTTTCTGTAGAAGCCCTTGCCCGATGCGGTATCGGTAAACTAATACTCATTGATAAGGATAATATATGTATAACTAATATTAACCGCCAGATTCACGCATTAAACAGCACAATAGGTAGACCTAAAGTTGAGGTAATGGCTGAAAGAATAAAGGATATAAACCCATCTATTGAGGTTGTTTCAATACAGGAGTTTTATTCTTGTGAAACAAGCCGTAAGATATTTAACTATAATTATGATTATATTATAGATGCTATAGACACAATAACAGCAAAGATACACTTGATCGCAACATCTGTGAATAAAGGGATTCCGATAATCTCTAGCATGGGAGCGGGAAATAAAATTGATCCAACTAAATTTCAAGTTTCAGATATATCCGATACTAAAATCTGCCCTATGGCCAGAATAATACGAAAAGAATTACGTAAAAAGGGGATTTATCAAGGAGTAAAAGTTGTCTATTCAACTGAATTGCCTATCAAGCCTAAAAATGTTGAATCGGTAATCCCCGGTAGTATTTCCTTTGTTCCTTCGACAGCGGGATTGATAATAGCAGGAGAAGTAGTTAAAGATATCCTTAGAGAAAATAAAATATGTAAAATATAA
- a CDS encoding metal-sensitive transcriptional regulator, translated as MQSYAQDKENLLNRLKKIEGQVKGIQRMIEEDKYCVDVLVQIAAVRAAINKVGLMIFENHTKTCVAQAMNTNKQEEMINELTRVLVKFVK; from the coding sequence ATGCAATCATATGCTCAAGATAAGGAAAACCTGTTGAATAGATTAAAAAAGATTGAAGGGCAGGTAAAAGGGATTCAAAGGATGATCGAAGAAGATAAATACTGCGTTGATGTTTTGGTTCAAATAGCTGCCGTTAGAGCAGCTATAAACAAAGTTGGTTTGATGATTTTTGAAAACCATACTAAAACGTGTGTAGCTCAAGCGATGAATACGAACAAACAGGAAGAGATGATAAATGAACTTACCAGGGTCCTTGTCAAGTTTGTTAAATAA
- a CDS encoding SoxR reducing system RseC family protein, producing the protein MKTKGKVLELNSNNTAKVKVIRHSACRKCGICQFGNQKSEFIVEAMNLVNAHPGEIVEIEMEDQSLVIATIMVYLIPLLGFIFGVISGIYISDYMGIRFYKELFSVIMGILLMGMVYVIIKLFNNNIKKNSRFIPKILSISLIDDNNDIET; encoded by the coding sequence TTGAAAACAAAAGGAAAGGTATTAGAATTGAATAGCAATAATACGGCAAAGGTAAAGGTTATACGACATTCTGCATGTAGAAAATGTGGTATATGTCAGTTTGGAAATCAAAAGTCCGAATTTATTGTTGAAGCAATGAACCTTGTAAATGCACATCCGGGTGAAATTGTAGAAATAGAAATGGAAGATCAGAGTCTGGTAATAGCAACTATAATGGTGTATTTGATTCCCCTATTGGGTTTTATTTTTGGAGTGATTTCGGGTATATATATATCAGATTATATGGGAATTCGATTTTATAAGGAATTATTTTCTGTAATAATGGGTATTTTGTTAATGGGTATGGTTTACGTGATTATTAAGCTATTCAATAATAACATCAAGAAAAACAGCAGATTTATTCCTAAGATCCTTAGTATATCTTTAATTGATGATAATAATGATATTGAAACATGA
- the trxA gene encoding thioredoxin, which produces MADERVLTLTDVNFEEEVLSNDLPVLVDFWAAWCGPCKMVAPIIEEIARDYDGKIKVAKLNVDEYSNVASKYNIMSIPTIFLFKNGEPVEKLIGARSKDEFKEMIERHI; this is translated from the coding sequence ATGGCAGATGAAAGGGTTTTAACATTAACAGATGTAAATTTTGAAGAGGAGGTTTTAAGCAACGATTTGCCAGTTCTTGTTGATTTTTGGGCAGCATGGTGTGGACCTTGCAAGATGGTTGCCCCGATAATTGAGGAGATAGCCAGGGATTATGACGGGAAGATAAAGGTTGCAAAATTAAATGTAGATGAATATTCAAATGTGGCGTCAAAATATAATATTATGAGTATACCTACAATTTTTCTGTTTAAAAATGGGGAACCCGTCGAAAAACTTATCGGCGCCAGATCTAAGGATGAATTTAAAGAAATGATAGAAAGACATATCTAA
- the ltaE gene encoding low-specificity L-threonine aldolase: MRIIDLRSDTVTLPTEEMRKAMANAEVGDDVYGEDPTVKKLEEKAAQIMGKEAGLFVPTGTMGNQIAVMTHTKRGDEIILEEKAHIFYYEVGGIAALSGVQARTLKGYYGALDPSEVEKSIRTGDIHEPRTSLICLENTHNKAGGTVIPLEIMKQIKEIGEKYNIPIHLDGARIFNAATALRVDVKEIAKYADSVMFCLSKGLCAPVGSMLVGTKEWIERARRNRKRLGGGMRQAGILAAAGLIALEKMPDRLKEDHENARFLAEGLKEIPGIKVDMASIQTNIVFMDYEETGLTPDSFIAGLKKRGIKVNPGYPLVRMVTHLGINRDDINYTLQAIKEIVQGG; this comes from the coding sequence ATGAGGATAATAGACTTAAGGAGTGATACGGTAACCCTTCCTACTGAAGAAATGAGGAAGGCTATGGCCAATGCCGAAGTAGGAGATGATGTATATGGAGAGGACCCGACGGTAAAGAAACTAGAGGAAAAAGCGGCTCAAATAATGGGAAAGGAAGCCGGTCTTTTTGTCCCTACCGGTACAATGGGGAATCAAATTGCTGTGATGACCCATACAAAAAGGGGTGACGAAATAATTCTTGAAGAAAAGGCTCATATTTTCTATTATGAAGTTGGAGGTATAGCTGCCCTATCAGGTGTTCAGGCCAGGACATTAAAAGGTTATTATGGAGCACTGGACCCTTCAGAAGTAGAAAAATCTATCAGGACTGGAGATATCCATGAACCAAGAACAAGCCTTATATGTCTTGAAAACACCCATAACAAAGCAGGAGGAACGGTTATACCATTGGAAATAATGAAACAAATTAAAGAGATAGGGGAAAAATATAATATTCCCATTCACCTGGACGGGGCAAGGATTTTTAATGCTGCTACAGCATTAAGGGTTGATGTCAAGGAAATAGCTAAATATGCAGATTCGGTAATGTTTTGCCTTTCTAAGGGATTATGTGCCCCCGTTGGTTCTATGTTAGTTGGAACTAAAGAATGGATTGAAAGAGCAAGACGCAATAGAAAGAGGCTGGGTGGCGGAATGAGACAGGCAGGTATACTGGCTGCTGCTGGACTGATTGCCTTAGAGAAGATGCCTGACAGGTTAAAAGAAGACCATGAAAACGCCAGGTTTCTGGCAGAAGGTTTAAAAGAAATCCCCGGTATTAAGGTGGATATGGCAAGCATTCAGACTAATATAGTTTTTATGGATTACGAAGAAACGGGGTTAACCCCTGATAGCTTTATAGCAGGTCTTAAAAAACGTGGAATTAAGGTTAATCCCGGATATCCTCTAGTCAGAATGGTAACTCACTTAGGGATTAATCGGGACGATATAAATTATACCTTACAGGCAATAAAAGAAATAGTGCAGGGTGGTTAA
- a CDS encoding AAA family ATPase yields the protein MDLFEYSRNQKLKKDAPLAEKMRPRTLEEFVGQKEILGEGKLLYRAIKADKVSSLILYGPPGTGKTTLARIIANSTQSYFEQINAVTSGISDIRRVIKDAKERLAMYHKKTLLFIDEIHRFNKAQQDALLPFVEDGTIILIGATTQNPYFEVISPLISRSRIFSLKPLEGHEIKTIIFRALQDKERGLGNFKIKIDDDALEHIVNVSNGDARSALNAVELAFLTTPLDDEGVCHITLEIAEESIQKRAVAYDKNGDNHYDTISAFIKSMRGGDPDAVLYWLAKMIYAGEDPLFIARRIIICASEDVGNADPNALTVAVSAARAVELIGMPEGRIPLAQAAIYVACAPKSNASYMGIERALDDIKNNRLGDVPRHLMDTSYKGAENLGRGKGYKYPHDFNGNYVNQDYLPINKRDKRFYFPTENGYEKIIKERLSRWNKK from the coding sequence TTGGATTTATTTGAATATAGTAGAAACCAAAAACTTAAAAAAGATGCACCGCTGGCGGAAAAAATGCGGCCCAGAACATTAGAAGAATTTGTAGGGCAGAAAGAAATACTTGGTGAAGGGAAGCTGCTTTATCGTGCCATTAAAGCAGATAAGGTTTCTTCTTTAATCCTTTATGGCCCTCCCGGGACAGGTAAGACAACCCTTGCTAGAATTATTGCTAATTCAACCCAATCATATTTTGAACAGATTAATGCCGTAACTTCGGGAATTTCGGATATACGGAGGGTTATAAAAGATGCTAAAGAAAGGCTTGCGATGTATCATAAAAAAACCCTCTTATTTATAGATGAAATTCATCGATTTAACAAAGCCCAACAAGATGCCCTTTTACCTTTTGTAGAAGACGGGACTATTATTCTTATAGGAGCAACTACCCAAAATCCTTATTTTGAAGTAATTTCACCCCTTATTTCACGTTCAAGAATATTTTCTCTAAAACCTTTAGAAGGTCACGAAATTAAAACGATAATTTTCAGGGCCCTTCAGGATAAAGAAAGGGGTTTGGGAAATTTTAAAATAAAAATAGATGACGATGCATTAGAACATATAGTAAATGTTTCGAATGGGGATGCTAGGTCTGCCCTAAATGCCGTCGAATTGGCATTCCTGACAACACCATTAGATGATGAAGGAGTCTGCCATATAACCCTTGAAATAGCTGAGGAATCTATTCAAAAGCGAGCGGTTGCATATGATAAAAATGGCGATAATCATTATGACACGATTTCTGCATTTATCAAGAGTATGAGAGGAGGAGACCCTGATGCTGTTCTTTACTGGCTTGCAAAAATGATTTATGCGGGGGAGGATCCTCTTTTTATTGCAAGAAGGATTATTATATGTGCATCCGAAGATGTGGGGAATGCAGATCCAAATGCATTAACAGTAGCGGTTTCTGCAGCCAGGGCCGTTGAATTAATCGGAATGCCTGAAGGCAGAATCCCTTTAGCACAGGCGGCAATATATGTCGCCTGTGCCCCTAAGAGCAATGCATCTTATATGGGTATCGAAAGGGCTCTCGATGATATAAAAAATAATAGATTGGGTGATGTCCCCAGGCACCTTATGGATACCAGTTATAAAGGGGCAGAGAACCTTGGCAGAGGTAAGGGCTATAAATATCCTCATGATTTTAATGGCAATTACGTAAATCAGGATTACCTTCCGATAAACAAAAGAGATAAAAGGTTTTATTTTCCCACTGAAAACGGGTATGAAAAGATAATTAAAGAAAGATTGTCTAGATGGAATAAAAAGTAA
- a CDS encoding RrF2 family transcriptional regulator: MKLSTKGRYGVRAMFDLAQHYGQGPIPLNSIAQRQNISEPYLEHLISSLRKGGLVRSIRGAQGGYMLAKKPSDITVGDIIRILEGPLAPTECVAEGEHAVQCENANNCITRGVWEKVRNGLKEVMDSITLQDMCDKAAKLKEKDGDVDVYLSD; the protein is encoded by the coding sequence TTGAAACTTTCCACAAAAGGTAGATATGGGGTAAGGGCTATGTTTGATTTAGCCCAGCATTACGGTCAGGGTCCTATACCCTTGAACAGTATAGCCCAAAGGCAGAACATTTCTGAACCCTATCTTGAACATTTAATATCGAGCCTGCGGAAAGGTGGTCTCGTTCGGAGTATTAGAGGTGCTCAGGGCGGTTATATGTTGGCCAAAAAACCCTCTGATATCACTGTTGGAGATATAATACGGATATTAGAGGGGCCCCTAGCTCCAACTGAGTGTGTTGCTGAAGGAGAACATGCAGTTCAGTGTGAAAATGCTAACAACTGCATAACGAGAGGGGTGTGGGAAAAGGTTAGGAATGGTTTAAAAGAAGTTATGGATTCTATTACTCTCCAGGATATGTGTGATAAAGCAGCTAAGCTAAAGGAAAAAGATGGAGATGTAGATGTTTATTTATCTGACTAA
- the nifS gene encoding cysteine desulfurase NifS: protein MGKRIYVDHAATTPIRSEVLEEMMPYLTERFGNPSSIYSYGREAKKAIEEAREKVAKAIGADPLEIYFTGSGTEADNWAIIGTAFANRNKGNHIITSSIEHHAVLHTCEYLEKQGFSVTYLPVDEFGMVKLETLKKSINDRTILVTIMHANNEIGTIQPIKEIGEFLKEKDITFHTDAVQTVGKIPVNVKGLKVDMLSLSAHKIYGPKGIGALYIRKGIKIHPYIHGGAQERKRRAGTENVAGIVGLGKAIELAISNMEGQREYLTSLRDKLIKGIQEKIPYVRINGHPTQRLPHNVNMCFEFIEGESLLLNLDMKGICASSGSACTSGSLEPSHVLLAIGLPHEIAHGSLRLTLGKDNTQEDIDYILEVLPQIVNKLRDMSPLFNQRKEK from the coding sequence ATGGGAAAAAGGATATATGTGGACCATGCAGCTACAACCCCTATAAGAAGCGAAGTGCTTGAAGAAATGATGCCTTATTTAACCGAAAGATTCGGAAATCCTTCAAGTATATATTCCTATGGAAGAGAAGCCAAAAAGGCCATTGAAGAAGCCCGAGAAAAAGTAGCGAAAGCGATAGGGGCTGACCCGTTGGAGATATATTTTACGGGTAGTGGGACGGAAGCGGACAACTGGGCCATTATAGGGACTGCTTTTGCAAATAGGAATAAAGGTAATCATATTATCACGTCGTCCATCGAACATCATGCAGTCCTTCATACCTGTGAGTACCTGGAAAAACAGGGCTTTTCTGTAACATATCTCCCGGTAGATGAATTTGGGATGGTGAAGCTGGAAACTCTCAAAAAGTCTATTAATGATAGGACCATTCTTGTGACAATAATGCATGCAAATAATGAAATTGGTACGATTCAACCGATAAAAGAAATAGGGGAATTCTTAAAGGAAAAGGATATTACCTTTCACACCGATGCTGTACAAACCGTTGGGAAGATACCTGTTAATGTTAAAGGCCTAAAGGTAGATATGCTTTCTCTTTCAGCACATAAAATCTATGGCCCGAAGGGGATAGGGGCATTATATATACGTAAAGGTATCAAGATCCATCCTTATATTCATGGGGGAGCTCAGGAAAGGAAGAGAAGAGCTGGCACCGAAAATGTGGCCGGTATTGTAGGCCTAGGAAAAGCTATTGAACTAGCGATTTCAAACATGGAAGGTCAAAGAGAGTATTTAACCAGCCTCAGGGATAAACTCATAAAGGGGATTCAAGAGAAGATTCCTTACGTAAGAATAAACGGTCATCCAACACAAAGGCTGCCCCATAATGTTAATATGTGTTTTGAATTTATTGAAGGAGAATCACTGCTGTTAAATTTGGATATGAAAGGGATATGTGCTTCCAGTGGTTCTGCATGCACTTCAGGATCACTTGAACCTTCTCATGTATTGCTTGCCATAGGTCTCCCTCATGAAATAGCCCATGGTTCTTTGAGATTGACCCTGGGGAAGGATAATACCCAAGAAGATATAGATTATATTTTAGAGGTATTGCCCCAGATTGTAAATAAACTCAGAGATATGTCTCCCCTTTTTAACCAAAGAAAGGAGAAATGA
- the nifU gene encoding Fe-S cluster assembly scaffold protein NifU — protein sequence MYSEKVMDHFSNPRNVGEIENPDGVGTVGNPQCGDIMKIFIKVENNIIKDIKFKTFGCGAAIATSSMVTEMVKGKTLDDALKVTNKAVAEALDGLPPVKMHCSNLAADALHAAIKDYLQKNEDE from the coding sequence ATGTATAGCGAAAAGGTAATGGATCATTTCTCTAATCCGAGAAATGTTGGTGAAATAGAAAACCCTGATGGGGTAGGTACCGTTGGAAATCCACAGTGTGGGGATATCATGAAAATTTTTATAAAAGTTGAGAATAATATTATAAAAGATATAAAGTTCAAGACCTTTGGGTGTGGAGCAGCGATAGCTACAAGCAGTATGGTCACTGAAATGGTAAAAGGCAAGACTCTTGATGATGCATTAAAGGTAACGAATAAAGCTGTTGCTGAGGCCCTGGACGGCCTTCCACCGGTTAAGATGCACTGTTCCAACCTTGCGGCAGATGCCCTTCATGCTGCTATAAAAGATTATTTACAGAAAAATGAGGATGAATAA
- the mnmA gene encoding tRNA 2-thiouridine(34) synthase MnmA — MTKNARVVVAMSGGVDSSVTAYLLKQQGYEVIGATMQIWQDRNPDEQFNEGGCCSLSAVNDARRVADLLNIPYYVFNLKLPFKEKVMDYFIDEYLKGRTPNPCIACNRYIKFEDFLNRVLALDAQYMATGHYARISFDKTRERYIIRKAIDQKKDQTYVLYNLTQFQLKHTLMPLGEYTKDQVRAIAKEIGLAVADKPDSQEICFIPKNDYKQFLKEKVPNKIKPGPFLDTEGNKIGEHKGLAYYTVGQRKGLGLAMGKPVYVVDLDAENNAVIIGNEYEVLGKELLASDLNFIPFDKLEKPMKVTAKIRYTAPEKEAIIIPERADSIRLIFNKPERAITPGQSVVFYDGDLLIGGGIIKKCIKKYPT, encoded by the coding sequence ATGACAAAAAATGCCAGAGTTGTCGTAGCAATGAGCGGCGGAGTTGACAGTTCCGTAACTGCCTATCTTTTAAAACAACAGGGATATGAGGTTATTGGAGCTACCATGCAGATATGGCAGGACCGAAACCCTGACGAACAGTTTAACGAAGGTGGGTGCTGTTCTTTAAGTGCGGTAAATGATGCGAGAAGGGTTGCCGATCTGTTAAATATACCATATTATGTATTTAATCTAAAACTGCCCTTTAAAGAAAAAGTAATGGATTACTTTATTGACGAATATTTAAAAGGCCGGACTCCCAATCCATGCATTGCCTGTAACAGGTATATAAAATTTGAAGATTTTTTAAATAGGGTCCTTGCTCTGGATGCCCAGTATATGGCTACGGGGCATTATGCGAGGATCAGCTTTGATAAAACACGGGAGCGGTATATTATTAGGAAAGCTATCGATCAAAAAAAAGACCAGACCTATGTTTTATACAACCTAACCCAATTTCAGTTAAAACATACCCTAATGCCGTTAGGGGAATATACAAAAGACCAAGTTAGGGCCATAGCTAAAGAAATAGGTCTTGCCGTTGCAGATAAACCTGATAGTCAGGAAATATGTTTTATACCAAAAAACGATTACAAACAATTCCTTAAAGAAAAGGTTCCTAATAAGATAAAACCGGGTCCTTTTTTGGATACAGAAGGAAATAAGATAGGGGAGCATAAAGGATTGGCCTATTATACCGTTGGCCAAAGAAAAGGGTTAGGTCTTGCTATGGGGAAACCTGTCTATGTAGTAGATTTGGATGCAGAAAATAATGCAGTAATTATCGGTAATGAATATGAAGTATTGGGAAAAGAACTGCTCGCCAGTGATCTAAATTTTATTCCCTTTGATAAATTAGAAAAACCTATGAAGGTCACAGCGAAAATAAGATATACCGCCCCTGAAAAAGAGGCAATTATAATACCGGAGAGGGCAGATAGTATTCGCCTGATTTTTAACAAACCTGAAAGGGCAATTACACCGGGTCAATCAGTTGTTTTTTATGATGGTGACCTACTTATCGGAGGGGGTATAATCAAAAAGTGTATAAAAAAATATCCTACTTAA
- a CDS encoding AI-2E family transporter, protein MVIILYIIYRIREPLISVLFPFFIALFITYLLNPLVTYIENKGIPRVISIFIIYFALILIIAAISVYIIPLFTTEINNLIEIIPQYTKAAQEILLDFKEKYKNTGLPKGVQEVIDQNINALEGILLNILETILNSIIKLFTGFFSFILAPVLAFYLLKDLETIKQKAVKIIPAAYRKSIIRLLVEVDKTLGKYIRGQLIVSSLVALMTTLGLLFLKIDYAIIIGAVAGISNIIPYFGPIIGAIPAIAIASLKSPASVLWVIIILIVVQQIESGIISPKVMGDSIGLHPVIVILTLIFGGKVFGFWGIILIMPVVAVIKAVITFMINNITGVDKE, encoded by the coding sequence ATTGTTATAATTCTTTATATTATATATAGAATAAGGGAACCTTTAATTAGTGTGCTGTTTCCCTTTTTTATTGCCCTTTTTATAACGTATTTACTTAATCCTTTAGTTACATATATAGAAAATAAAGGAATCCCGAGGGTTATAAGCATATTTATAATATATTTTGCATTAATACTTATCATTGCAGCAATATCCGTATATATAATACCTCTGTTTACAACCGAAATAAATAATCTTATTGAAATTATTCCCCAATATACAAAAGCTGCACAAGAAATTTTATTGGATTTTAAAGAGAAGTATAAAAACACGGGATTACCCAAAGGGGTTCAAGAGGTAATTGATCAAAACATTAATGCCCTTGAGGGAATTTTATTAAATATATTAGAAACCATTTTGAATAGTATAATTAAACTATTTACAGGTTTTTTTTCTTTTATACTGGCCCCTGTTTTAGCTTTTTACTTACTAAAGGATTTAGAAACCATTAAGCAAAAAGCAGTAAAAATTATACCTGCAGCTTATAGAAAAAGTATAATTAGGTTATTGGTTGAAGTAGATAAAACCTTAGGGAAATATATACGGGGGCAACTTATTGTCAGTTCATTAGTTGCTTTAATGACAACCCTGGGACTATTATTTCTAAAAATAGATTATGCTATTATCATCGGAGCTGTTGCAGGTATATCCAATATTATACCGTATTTCGGCCCCATTATAGGGGCAATTCCGGCTATAGCAATTGCTTCTCTAAAATCACCGGCATCTGTACTATGGGTAATAATAATACTGATTGTTGTTCAGCAAATAGAAAGCGGTATAATATCTCCTAAAGTGATGGGAGATAGTATAGGATTGCATCCTGTAATCGTTATACTTACCCTAATCTTTGGCGGTAAAGTTTTCGGTTTTTGGGGTATAATTCTTATTATGCCTGTAGTAGCAGTAATAAAAGCGGTAATTACATTTATGATTAATAACATTACAGGAGTTGACAAGGAATGA